One genomic segment of Nitrospirota bacterium includes these proteins:
- a CDS encoding IS1380 family transposase — DAARLADDPVHKLLLDRDPVAGDALASQPTLSRFENAVGPKDLLRLGRDLAETVIAHHAARRKGRAWQITIDLDPTDDPTHGAQQLALFNGHYGTWCYLTLLGFLRFDDEPEQHLFAALLRPGTASRQGVSGLLVRVIARLRSAFPKARLLVRLDGGLGIPELLDRLEAVGVDYVIGLPTNAVLRRRAEKALRKARRRARETGQTATAYTECGYAAKTWSRRRRVVIKAEVVAHPGRALKDNPRFVVTNRPERAQAVYEQLYCYRGEIENRIKELLHGLEVDRTSCSRFWANQFRVLLTAAAYVLLQELRRHAAHTVCARAQVTTLRERLLKLGARVVVSVRRIVLHLPASAPFREAWRQVALAVGARAG, encoded by the coding sequence ACGCGGTCGGGCCGAAAGACCTGCTGCGGCTGGGGAGGGACCTGGCCGAGACGGTGATCGCGCATCACGCGGCGCGGCGGAAGGGCCGGGCCTGGCAGATCACCATCGATCTGGACCCCACCGACGATCCCACGCACGGCGCCCAGCAACTCGCGCTGTTCAACGGGCACTATGGGACGTGGTGTTACCTGACGCTGCTGGGGTTTCTGCGCTTTGACGACGAACCCGAGCAGCACCTGTTCGCGGCCCTGCTGCGGCCCGGCACGGCCTCCCGCCAGGGCGTCAGCGGCCTGCTGGTGCGCGTGATCGCGCGGCTGCGGAGCGCGTTCCCGAAGGCGCGGCTGCTGGTGCGGCTCGATGGCGGCCTGGGGATCCCGGAGTTGCTGGATCGGCTGGAAGCCGTCGGGGTGGACTATGTCATCGGGCTGCCGACGAACGCCGTGCTGCGGCGGCGGGCGGAGAAGGCCCTGCGCAAAGCCCGTCGGCGGGCCCGCGAGACCGGCCAAACCGCCACCGCCTATACCGAGTGCGGGTACGCGGCCAAGACCTGGTCCCGGCGGCGCCGGGTGGTGATCAAGGCGGAGGTCGTCGCCCATCCCGGCCGGGCGCTCAAGGATAACCCCCGTTTCGTCGTCACTAATCGTCCCGAGCGGGCCCAGGCGGTCTACGAGCAGCTCTATTGCTATCGGGGCGAGATCGAGAACCGGATCAAGGAACTGCTGCACGGGCTGGAGGTGGATCGCACCAGTTGCTCGCGCTTCTGGGCCAACCAGTTCCGGGTGCTGCTGACCGCCGCGGCCTACGTGCTGCTGCAAGAGTTGCGGCGGCACGCGGCGCACACGGTCTGCGCCCGCGCGCAGGTCACGACGCTGCGCGAGCGGCTGCTCAAGCTGGGGGCGCGGGTGGTGGTCTCGGTGCGCCGCATCGTGCTGCACCTGCCCGCGTCGGCGCCCTTTCGCGAGGCGTGGCGGCAGGTGGCCTTGGCCGTCGGAGCGCGAGCGGGGTAG